From Poecile atricapillus isolate bPoeAtr1 chromosome 11, bPoeAtr1.hap1, whole genome shotgun sequence, one genomic window encodes:
- the LOC131583174 gene encoding basic proline-rich protein-like translates to MLGAAQGSQNPPLLPAGLHRGRGVRSLPGAAGEGKGAPAAAEGHWGAPCPAAPLQPSPVSGTGGGPRGYPQVPSATGGGERGGQREPAPPPPPGSKDILFFLPRTKDNEEPGDSGTYPAKNSPLAGTRGPENGALLPALPARGQGRPRARLARERRGQRSAARRHCCPTVGSPVRQPGSPPSKAPQPTERRARFGARERHRGRSPGVPGASGGESAGRRAGAAAAPRPSCAVCVREPPPSPLNSLLPSPRTTWPPGRSSLRRGRGGAARAPRPSPPSAARAPRAAPHWPPPARAPRAPQQRPPIGPRSPPQPPPIGSRRLLARRPQQPPLRGRREREQERPPPPPSPTWPGHPTCTALA, encoded by the coding sequence ATGCTCGGTGCTGCACAGGGGAGCCAAAACCCGCCGCTGCTCCCCGCGGGGCTGCATCGGGGACGGGGTGTGAGGAGCCTCCCgggtgctgcaggagaggggaagggagcgCCCGCAGCCGCCGAGGGTCACTGGGGCGCCCCTTGTCCCGCCGCTCCCCTCCAACCCAGCCCGGTGTCGGGCACGGGCGGGGGTCCCCGAGGGTACCCGCAGGTCCCCTCAGCGACCGgcgggggggaaaggggggggcAGAGGGAGCCAGCGCCCCCTCCCCCTCCCGGCTCCAAGgacattttgtttttcctcccaaGGACAAAGGACAATGAAGAGCCCGGAGACTCCGGCACTTACCCGGCGAAGAACAGCCCGCTGGCAGGCACCCGGGGCCCCGAGAACGGGGCGCTGCTCCCGGCTCTCCCTGCCCGCGGTCAagggcggccccgcgcccgcctGGCGAGGGAGCGGCGCGGGCAGCGCTCCGCAGCCCGGCGCCATTGCTGCCCGACCGTCGGCAGCCCCGTTCGGCAGCCCGGCTCGCCGCCCTCCAAAGCCCCGCAGCCCACAGAGCGCCGGGCCCGATTTGGCGCCCGGGAGCGGCACCGAGGGCGCTCGCCGGGCGTCCCCGGTGCGAGCGGCGGGGAGAGCGCCGGGAGACGGgcgggagctgcagctgctccccggCCATCTTGTGCCGTGTGTGTGAGGGAGCCTCCGCCGTCTCCTCTCAACTCCTTGCTCCCCTCCCCCCGCACAACATGGCCGCCCGGTCGCTCCTCACTGCGGCGGGGAAGGGGCGGCGCCGCGCGCGcaccccgcccctccccgcccTCGGCTGCGCGCGCGCCGCGCGCCGCTCCCCATTGGCCTCCCCCCGCCCGGGCCCCGCGCGCTCCGCAGCAGCGGCCTCCTATTGGCCCGCGCTCCCCGCCTCAGCCGCCCCCCATTGGCTCCCGCCGCCTCCTCGCGCGCCGGCCGCAGCAGCCGCCCCTCAGGGGGAGGCGGGAGCGAGAGCAGGAGCGGCCACcgccccctcccagccccacctggCCGGGCCATCCCACCTGCACTGCCCTAGCGTAG